Genomic window (Bosea vaviloviae):
CAAGCCAAGAGTACTATATGATATATCGAAATCGGAGGAAAGCCATGTCCGAGGTCAAGAATTCCGTCGATGCGGCGCTGCGGGATCGGGCGCTGCGTGTGGTTCCAGGCGGCATGTGGGGGCATCTCCACGCCAACAGGCTGCCGGAAGGCTACCCGCAGTTCTTTGCGCGCGCCGAGGGCTGCCGGCTCTGGGACGTGGACGGGCGCTCCTATCTGGACTTCATGTGCAGCTGGGGCCCCAATCTTCTCGGCCATCATCATCCCGAGGTCGAGGCTGCGGCCGAGCGCCAGGCCCGCCTGGGCGACTGCATGAACGGGCCTGCCGAGGTGATGGTCGAACTCGCCGAACTCCTTGTCGATACGGTGGCGCATGCCGACTGGACGCAATTCCAAAAGAACGGCACCGACGCCACCACGAGCTGCGCGACCATTGCGCGCGCCGGCACCGGGCGGCGCAAGCTGCTGGCGGCACGCGGCGCCTATCATGGCGCCGTGCCGTGGTGCTCGCCCTCGGTCGTCGGCGTGACCTCGGAGGATCGCGCCCATATCCTCTATTACGATTTCAACGATGCCGAGAGCCTGCGCGCGGCCGCCACTGAGGCTGGCGACGACCTGGCCGGCATCATCGTCTCGGCCTATCGCCATGACCTCGCGCGCGACCAGGAATTGCCGACGCAAGGTTTCGCCACCGCCGCGCGCGCGATCTGCGACGAGACGGGCGCCGCGCTCATCCTCGATGAGGTCCGGGCGGGCTTCCGGCTCGACCTCGCCGGCAGTTGGGAGCGCTTCGGTGTCAGGCCCGATCTCGCGGCCTGGAGCAAGTCCATTGCCAATGGCCACGCGCTTGCCGCCGTCACCGGCCGGGACTGGCTGCGCCAGGCGGCCTCGCAGGTCTTCGTGACAGGCTCGTTCTGGTGCGCAGCGGTCCCGATGGCGGCCGCCGTGGCAACGCTCACCGTGCTGCGCCGCGACAACATCGTCGCGCGGCTGGAGGCGATGGGAACGCGCCTGCGCGACGCGATCGATGCATCGGCCGCACGCCACGGGGTCGCCCTGCGCCAAAGCGGCCCGGTGCAGATGCCTTTGATCCTGTTCGAGGACGACGCCGATTTCGCCAAGGGCAATCTGTTTTGCCAGACAGCATTGGCGCGCGGGGTCTACTTCCACCCGCGCCACAACATGTTCCTGTCCGCCGCACATGGCGAGGCCGAGATCGACGAGGCGATTGCCGCCGCGGATACCGCCCTGGCGGCGGTCGCTGCGGGCAGCCGCACCGCCGCCTGAACCCGATCGCTTGTCCGAGACCGTGCCATGACCCGCATCACCGGCAAGACGCGGATCCTGTTCATTCTGGGCGAACCAGTCGCGCATATCATCGGCTCGACACTGCTCAACGAGCATTTCGCCGGGCGCGGCATCGATGCGGCCGTCTCCCCTCTCCACGTCGCCCCAGTTGACCTGCCCAAGGTTCTCGCGACGCTGCGGATCCTGCGCAACGTCGCCGGGTTCGGCGTCACGATCCCGCACAAGATCGCCGTCCTCGACCTACTCGATTCGGTCGGTGAGCGTGGGCGGCTGGTGGGCGCGGTCAATTTCGTGCGCCGCCACCCTGACGGCAGCCTGCACGGCGACAATGTCGACGGCCTCGGCTTCGTCGGCGGACTGATCGCGGCCGGCGTGGAGATCCGGGGCGCCCGGGTGCTGCAGGTTGGGGCCGGCGGCGCAGGCCGCGCTATCGCTTTCGCGATGGCGGAGGCAGGCGCGGCGGAATTGACCATCATGAATCGGTCTGCCGACAAGGCGCGCGAACTCGCTGCCGCGGTCGGCCGTGCCTATCCCACCTGCCGCACCGATGGCGGCGAGCCCGATACCGCCGCCTGCGACATCGCGATCAACACCACCTCGCTCGGCATGAAAGACGGCGATGCGCTGCCGCTGGATGCGTCTCGCCTTGCTCCCGGCGCGGTCGCGGCCGAAGTCGTCATGACACCGGAGGTCACGCCGTTTCTTGCCGCCGCGGCAGCACGCGGTTGCAAGACGGTTCCGGGCAAGGCGATGCTCCTGGCGCAGTTGCGTGCGGCATCCGATCTCGTCGGCCTTGCCTGAGCCAGCGAGCAGCCGGGATCCCAGCCGCCGCAAGTTCAATCGTCAAAGCCCTCGAAAGGCGCGGGATCGAGGAAGCGACGCAGGACATTGCCTGTCACGCGGCTGACCGAGTTGTCATAGCCGTTGCAGGTCAGCGCGCAGCACCAGGCGATCGAGCCGGTCGCGAACACCGCGCCGCCGGCTGCGGTCGGAAAGAAGGCGATATCGGCGCGCACCAGCGCGTTCTGATCGCCCATCGTGCCGCGATGCAGGGTGCGCAGCTCCTCCAGCGTCGGTACGCCGCCATAGTCGAGCCGGTCGGCCGTCGCCAGGCGCAGGAGATGCGGCGGCGAACCCAAGGTCGGCTCGACGCGGTCGACCTCGAGCCCGGCCGCCCCGCCGCCGCGTAGTCCGAAATCGCCGAGCGGTTTTGCCAGGTCGATGCCTTCGACCAGCCAGGACACGCGCGGGTCGCGCGCATCCTCCAGCCACTCATAGGGATAGGAGCGCGTGAAGACCTGGGCGTCGAAGCCGACGCCGACCAGGCGCTGCGGCGGGCGCCCATGGGTGCGCCAGAGGCCCGAGGGCTCGCCATTGAAGGACAGGCCGTTCTCGCCGGGTTCGCCCTCCCAGGTGCGCAAGCCACTCATGCCGCGGCGGATCTCCATCTGGAAGGGCTGCGTGGGGTGCCAGGCGATGCGCCAGTAGAAGCCGTTGCCGCCGAGATAGATGTGCCGGCCGCCGCCGCGCTGATAGGCGTCGAAGGCGTCGATCATGTTGCGGCTGTAGTACTCGGGATGTGACGGCGTGATCACGCAGTCATAGGCCTCCAGCAGCTGCGCGCCGTGCCGGTCGATGTCGCAATCGGTGATGACGTCGTAGTCGAAGCCGAGCTCCTCCAGCCAGTCGATGATGTGCGTGTCGTTGACGTAGTTGAAGGTGTTGCCGAGCGGCCGCATGTTGAGGATCGGGCGTTTGGCCGTCGAGTAGCACCAGCCGCTGCCGTCGCTGTGGGTGTCGTAGGTCGAGAGCCCGAGTTCGCGATGCTCCTGGATATAGACGTCGTCGCGCGAGAGCGCGATGACGCCCTCCAGCATGGCCTCGGCATGGACTTGGTCGAGCCGCAGCGCGCTGTTGGCATAGGCGAGGAAGGTCGCCGTCGTCGCCACCAGAGCGAGCTTGGCCTTGGCCTGACCGAGCGGAGCCCGCACGAAGAAGGAGACATAGCTTTCGACGGGATCGTCGCTGCTCTCGCGGGCGGTCAGCTTCAGCGCGTAGAAGCCGCTGCGCCAGTCGGCTGGAATCTTAAGCGCCAGATCGGGCTGCCAGCCGCAATCGGCCATGTCGTCGCTGTGGAAATGAATCGCGCCATAGAGCTCTGGCCGTTCCGTCCATTGCACCACCGAGCCGTCCCAGTTGGCGCCGGCGATGGCGCGCATGGGCATGTGCCTGAGCTGGCCGTCGAGCCGGTTCGTCGAGAGGTCGCGCACCTTGTCGCTGGCCATCTCCTGCGAAAAATCCCAGGCGCCGACCAGAGCGGGATCGGCGGGCGAGGGCGCCAGCATCTCGCAGGCCCGCCGCAGGGTCTCTTCGGACAAGGGCTCGCGAAACAGGCGCGGCCGATCGATCTTGCCGTCGAAATGGCCTGAAGTGAGCGGGTCCGCGCCACTTTCAAAGGCGTGGGCGGCGAAGACGAGCGCGGTCTCAGTGGGCCAGGCCAGGCTGGCGGGTGCCTGGCCCGTCGTGAGGCTGCTGCTGTCGCGCCCGCCCAACCTGTCCAGGCTGCGCTGGATCAGCGTGATCGCGCCGCTGGCGGCGTCATAGCTGGCGCCGACGAACACCCATTCGCGCTCGAGCACCGGCCTGGCGGATGTGAGGGTCGCAGCGCCTGCGGCACCGGCGACCTCGAAGACGAGATGCCCCGCCTGGTCGAGCCCCAGGCGCCAGCCCTGGCCGAGATCGGCGCGCCAGCGCGACATCACGGTCTGCGGGCCGGCAAGCGGGGCCGTCGGGTAGATGAAGCAGCCGGCCGCCAGGCTCGGCGCGTTCAACGCCGGCCTGTCGGCGATGATCGCGGCGGAGCCGGGATGGACCGGCTGGTCGCGCAGCGCGACACGGCCGTCGATGGCGCTGCCGGGCTCACTCAGCTTCAGGCCCGGGCCGTCCGGATCGGGATCGGCGCAGCGCACCCGGACGATGCGGACTTGGGCCGCATCGAGCGTCGGGCTGGACAGGTGAAAGCTCACGGTCTCGCCCGGCGAGACGACGAGCGGCCAGGCATAGCCGAGGACGGCGGTGGTATCTCTCATGATGCGGGCAGTCCTTCAGTCGAGCTTCTGTCCCGTCAGCGCTTCCCAGCGCATGGCGAAGACGGTCCATTCGGCCTCAATGAGGCTCGTGAACACGCGGTTGGGGAAGGTCTCGACCGGAGCGCCGCGCTGCCCCGGCAGGCGGGCCAGCATCCAGCGCCGCCCGGGATCGAGCGTGATCAGGACGTGGCGCTTGCCGACGCCGGTCCAGCGCATGCGGTGCAGCAGCCGCTGCAGGTCATGGCTGTGGGGGCCGCGCGGGCGGGCGCGCATCTCGTCGACCAGGTCCTGCCGCGACGGGTCGACCTGCCAATGCGCGGCCTCGGGATAATTGACGAGCATGCGGGCTTCATTCCTGCGCAACGAGATCCTGCCGAACGAGATAGCCGGCGCCGCTTGGGCGGCGCTGGCCAAGGGGCGATTGATGGGCGACCGGGCCTATTTCGTCAGCCAGGTGACCCAGCGCTCGCGCAGGGCGTTGCGGTTGACGGCAATCCACTCGTAATCGGCGATGACGAGTTTCGACCAATTGTCGGGCCAGGACGGCCGGAACCGCCGTTCCTCCGGCGGCACCAGACCGGGCGCCTCGCGGTTGTTGGAATCGAACGAGACCTTCTCGCTGAAGGCGACGTGCTCCTTGCCGTTCTGCACGAAGAAATCGAGGAACTTCACGCCGTTCTGGACATTGGGACTGCCCTTGAGCACGGCCCAGTTGCCAACATCGCGGATGGCCTGGTTCCAGGTGAAATCAAACTCGCCGCTCTTGGCGAGCGGGACCGAGCGGCTCGAATAGACCATCATCATCACGGCATCGCCGCCGCGCATGATCTGCATCGCGTTGTCGCCGCTCTTCCACCAGGCCGCGATATGGGGCTTGAGCGCGTCGAGCTTCTTGTAGGCGCGGTCGACATCCATCGGGAACGCCTTGTCGGGCGCAACGCCGTCGGCCAGCAGCGCGGCCAGCGGCACCCACCATTCGCGGTCGCCCGTATCGGGCAGCGAACGCGGACCCGGAAACTTCGCGACGTCGAAGAAATCGGCCCAGGATTGCGGTCCGCCATTGGGGAACGCCTTCTTGCTCCAGGTCAGTGCCATGCCGCCGGCGGTCCGGATGATGCCGCTCGGGAAGCAGCCATTGGGTAGCGCATGGGCCGCGATGCCCGGCAGGCCGGCACAGTCGATCGGCGCGAGCAAATCAGCGTGCTGGATCAGGTCCGGCGGCGTCGCTGTGACGACGTCGAAGGGAATGTTGCCGCTGCGCTGCCCGGCGCGCGCCCGGGCCCACTGGTCGGGGAGTTCGATCGGAACCGAGCGCACTTTGATGCCGGTCTCGGTCTCGAAGCGCTTGTAGAAATGCTCCTGCAGGCTGCGCTCCATCAGGCCGCCGGTCGTGGCAATGATGACCTCCTTCGATTGGGCCAAGGCGCGGCCTCCGATCGCGAAGGTCGCCGCCCCCAGTGCTCCCGCGAGCACGTCGCGCCGAGTCGCTTGGCGTCGCGACGTCTGGCGTCGTGTCGTCGTCGAAGTCTTGCTGTCGATGCTCATCGCGAGGCTCCCCTTCTGTTGCGTTTGGACCAATGGGACGGCTGTCATGGCTCAGGGCTCGGCCGATCGCGTGCGCGCGTCGAGACGACTTCTGACGAGGTGGCTGCCGACCAGCGCGGCGACGGTCAGGAGCGTCAGCATGGTCGCGACCGCCGCCAGCGTCGGCGAGATGTTGTAGTCGATGTCCTCGAACATCTTGCGCGGCAGCGTCTTGCGGTCGAGGTTCGAAATGAAGAACGACACCACCGCCTCGTCGAAGGAGATGATGAAGGCAAACAGTGCCGCCGAGACGACGCCCGGCGCGATCAACGGCAGCGTGACATGGCGGAAGGTGCGCAGCGGACTTGCCCCGCATGACACAGCGGCGCGTTCTAGATCGGCATCGAAACGGTAGAGCGCCGCCAGCACGGTGAAAACGACGAAGGGCAGCGCCAGGATGGTATGCGCCATCGCGAAGCCGAGCAGCGTACCGGTCAGGCGCAACTGCTCGAAGACGAGGAACATCGCCACGGCCAGCGCGATATGCGGCACGATGACGGGCCCGATCACCAAGAGCTCGATCAGCCCCTTGCCGGGCAGGCGGCCGCGGACGAGCGCCAGCGCCAGCATCGTGCCGATCACCGTCGCCGCCAACGTCGCGATGACGCCCGCCTCCAGGCTGAACAGCGTCGCGTTCACCCAGTCGGAATCGGCGAAATACTCGGCATACCAGCGCAGCGAAAAGCCGTTTGGCGGAAAGCGCAGATAGCGCTCGGGACCAACCGACATCGGCGCGATCACGAGCGTCGGCAGCAGCAGGAAGATCGTCACGGCATAGGCCGTCGCACCGAGCATGGCGCGGCCTGCATGGCGCGGAGAGCCGGCTCGCCGGGGCGCGCTCATGCCGACCCCACGAAGCGGTCAAGCCGCACGGCGCGCTTGAAGATCAATGCGAGCAGCAGCACGAAGGCGAGCATCACCCCGACCAGCGCGCCAGCGAAGGACCAGTCGAGCATCTCGCGGACCTGCTGGGAGACCAGCGTCGCGATCATCATCTGCTGCGGCCCGCCGATGAGCGCCGGGGTGACGAAGAAGCCCAGCGCCAGCAGGAAAACCATCAGGCAGCCCGAGGTCACGCCCGGCAACGAGAGCGGGAAGATCACCTCCCTGAACGTCGCCCATTCCGAGGCGCCGAGCATCTGCGCCGCCCGGCTGTAATCATCCGGAATGCCGCGCAGCGCCGAATAGATCGGCAGCACCATGAAGGGCAGCAGGACATGGCTCATCGCGATCACCACCGCCGTCTCGGTGTAGAGCAGCTTGAGCGGCTCATCGACGAGGCCCGAAGCCATCAGCATCTGGTTGATGACGCCGTTCTTCTGCAGCAGCACCATCCAGGCATAGGTCCGCACCAAGACCGAGGTCCAGAGCGGCAGCAGAACCGAGGCGACGAGGATCGCGAGCTTGAGCCCTGTGCTGCGCGCCATCACCAGGGCCAGCGGCCAGGCCAGCAGCAACGCCAGCACGGTCACGATCGCCGCGATGCGCAGGGTGCGCAGCATGACGCGCAGATAAACCGGCGCCGTGACCGCGCGCTCGTAATGCGCCAGCGTCGGCGTCGGCAGGAACAGGCTCTCATGCAGCAGCGAGCCCAGCGGCAGCAGGAAGGTCACGAAGGCGAGAACGAGGAACGGCGCCGCCAGCGCCAGGCTGGCGGCGCTGCTGTAATGGCGCCCGCCGAGCAGCCAGCGATGCGGCCGCGCGCTCATGCGGCGGACCCAAAAGCGCGCGCGTCCTGCGGCGCCCAGCGCAAGCCGACGAGGTCGCCGATCGCTGGCCCCCGCGATACGCTGCCGGCCGGCAGGCGCAGCTTCAGGCCCTGCCCGCTCGCCGTGCCCAGGAGCAGCGTCGTCGCGTTGCCAGCGTAGATCTCCTGCTGCACGCGCGCCGTGAGCAGCCCCTGCTCGGGTGCCGTCAGGGTCAGGCGCTCCGGCCTGATCGCGACGCGGAGTTTTGCCCGCTCAGTCACGGCATCGACGGCTGTCGCCTCGACCACGGTGCCCTCAGCGAGTTCGACCGACACGGAGCCGCCCGCCGCTGCCGCGCCGCGCGCCACGCCCTGCCAGAAATTGGTCTCGCCTATAAAACCGGCGACGAAGGCGCTCTTCGGCGCCTCATAGAGATCGTGGGGCGTGCCGATCTGCTGCAGTCGGCCATGGTCGAGCACCGCGACGCGATCGGCCATGGTCAGGGCCTCGGTCTGGTCATGCGTCACGAAGACGACGGTGACGCCGATCTCGCGCTGCAATTGCTTGGTCTCGATCTGCATCTCCTCGCGGAGGTTCTTGTCGAGCGCCGAGAGCGGCTCGTCCATCAGCAGCACGCGCGGCTTGTAGACGATGGCGCGGGCGATCGCGACGCGCTGCTGCTGGCCGCCCGAAAGCTGGGACGGCTTGCGATCGCCAAAGCCGTCGAGCCGGACGGTGGCGAGCGCGGTCCGCGCCCGCTCCTCGCGCTCGGCCCGGCCGACGCCGCGCATTTTGAGCGGGAAGGCGATGTTCTCCAGCACGCTCATATGCGGAAACAAAGTGTATTTCTGGAAGACCATGCCGAGATTGCGCTGGTAGGGCGGCGTCCACGTCACGTCCTCGCCACCGACCAGAATCTGACCCTCATCGGGATATTCGAAGCCGGCGATCGCCATCAGGATGGTCGTCTTGCCGGAGCCGGACGGGCCCAGCAACGCCAGGAATTCGCCCGGCTCGACCGCAAGCGAGACCCCGTCGACAGCCGTCACCGCTCCGAATCGCTTGACGATTCCGCGGATCCCGATCCCCACGGATCGGCTGGATAGCTCGACCGGCTGCACCATGCGTTCCCCTTATTGCCGCATAGAATATTTGATATATCCGTCTTGGCAAGCAGGTTTAGGACCGTGATGGCACCGGTCGGCGACCGCACCCTGCCCCGGCACGTTTTGCGCGTTTCGAACCGCGCCGATTTGCTTTAAGGCTGCAGCGATCGGCGAAAGCCCTCGGGAGACGTGATAAAAGTGGCGAGCGCCGACGACAACTTCCTGCAGGGTGGCGCGATAGGGCCGGTCGCGCGCGATAGCCTGACGCGCATCGTCTACAACAATCTGCGCCTCGCTTTGATGGAGGGCCGGTTCTGGCCGGGCCACCGCTTCAAGATCCGCGAACTCGCAGCTTCGATGCACGTCTCCGAGACGCCGATTCGCGAGGCGTTGATGCAGCTGGTGCGGGCGCGCGCGCTCGAACTGATCGACGGCCGCTCGATCATCGTCGCCCATATGTCGCTCGCCCAGTATCTCGAGCTGAGGACGATCAGGCTGTTCCTCGAAGGGTTGGCAGCCGAGCGCGCGACCGCCAGGATCGACGACGAGGGCATCGCCCAGATGACCGCCCTGCACGCCGAACTTGCCGCGGCCGAGGACGAGGGCCGCTGGTCGGACGCCGTGCGCGCGAATTGGCGCTTCCATCATCGGCTCTATGAAGCCGCCGACATGCCGGAGCTGCTCGCGCTCCTCGACGACATCTGGATGCGCAACGGCCCGCTGCTGAACTACCATTATCCCCATGCGCGGCCGACCTATCCGGGGCCGCATGAGCACTTACGCATCCTCGAGCGCCTGCGCGCCCGCAACGGCGAAGGCGTGCGCGAGGCCGTGCAGACCGACATGATCCAGGGCGGCGAGAAACTGGTCAAGCTGCTGGAATCGGGCGGCGATACGCGCAATCTCGCCCGCGAGGCCGGCCCTCAGACCGAGCCGCGCCCGCGCGCCTCGCGGTAGGCCTGCGCGATCGCCTCGGCGTCCAGCCCATAGCGCGCGAACAGATAAGGCGTCGTGCCGCCCTCGGCGAAGACGTCGCGCACGCCGATGCGGCCAAAGCCCGTGCGGACGCCCGCCTCCATAAGCTGCTCGGCAACCGCGCTGCCCAGACCACCGATGATCGAATGGTTCTCGCAGGTCACGACCGCCCGCATGCCCTGCGCCATCGTCGCGATGCGCGGGTCGAGCGGCTTCAGCGTCGGCACGTCGACGACGCCGACCGCGATGCCCTCCGCGGCCAGGAGATCGGCCGCCCGCAGCGCCTGCTCGACCATCATCCCACAGGCGAGGAGCAGCCCCTCCCCCGGCGGGCGCAGCATGCGGGCCACGCCGATCGGGAGCGACCATTCGTCGGGGCCCAACGCGGTCTCGGTGCCGTCCGCGCGCTTCAACCGGAGATAGACCGGGCCGTCATGGGCGGCGGCGGCCCGGACGGCGGCGGGAACCGCGGCGGGGCCGCTGGGCTCGATCACGGTCATGTTGGGCAGCGCCCGCATCAGCGCGATGTCGTCGATCGCCTGGTGCGAGACGCCCAGCAGCGTCGTCAGCCCCGGGATGACGCCGACGATCTTTACGTTGAGGCGGGGATAGGCGACCTGCATGGCGATCTGATCGTAGCAGCGGCGCGTGGCAAAGACGCAGAAGGAATGGACGAAGGGGATCTCGCCGCTTCGGGCCATGCCCCCGGCGATGCCGATCATGTTGGCCTCGGCGATGCCGACCTGCAGGAAGCGTTCCGGCAGGGCGTCGCGGAATAGATCCGTCTCGGTCGGCAGTGTGAGGTCGGCGGTCAGGCAGACGATGCGCGGGTCCTGCCGCGCCAGTTCGAGCAGCGTCTCGCCATAGAACTTGCGGCTGGGTGCGACGGCCGCACCGCGCTGGTTGAAATCCTGAACCGTCAGCGTATCGGGCGTCACGGACGTCATGGCGCGTCCTCCGCGTTGGACAAGGCCGCCATCGCAGCCGCGGCGACATCGGCGGGCAGCTTCAGATTATGCGCCAGAATGCCTTCGAGCATCGGCACGCCCTTGCCGGCCAGGGTGCGCACGACGAGGCAAGTCGGACGGGCAGGCGTCGGGCGGGCGGGTGTCGCGCGGGCCCGGTCGAGCGCGCCGAGCAGGCCAGGGATGTCGTGACCGTCCACCACCTCCTGCGCCCAGCCGAAGCTCGCGAACTTGCCGGCGATGGGCTCGAGCTTCACCACGCCGTCGACATGGCCTTCGACCTGCATGCGGTTGTCGTCGATGAGCAGGCAGAGATTGTCGAGGCCGAGGCTGCCGGCAAGCAGCGCCGCCTCCCAGACCTGCCCTTCCTGAAGCTCGCCATCGCCCAGGATGACATAGACACGGCTGGCATCCGCGCGCCGACGGGCCGCCAGCGCCATGCCGATAGCCACCGACAGGCCCTGCCCCAGCGAGCCGCAGGTCGCCTCGACGACGGTCCCGACCCGCTCCGACGCATTCACCTCGAAAGGCGAGCCGTCCTTGCAATAATCGCTGATTTCGGCCGCCGGCACGAGCCCGCGCTGCGCCAACGTCGCATAGAAGATCGCCGTGTTGTGCGCGGTCGAAAGCAGGAGCCGGTCGCGCGCCGGCCAGTCGGGATCGGCCGGGTCGAGCCGCAATTCGGCAAAATAGAGCACCGCGAAAAGATCGGCCGCGCCCAGGCCCTGCTGGACATAGCCCTGCCCGGTCGGTGCCACCAATTCGATCACCTTGCGCCGCAGCTGCAAGGCGATCTCGGTGAGTTCCTGGGGATCGCGGACGCGCAGCGCCGGCTGCCGCTCGGCGCCGCCGCTCATGGTGTCTTCGCCTGGCGCATCGCGTCTCTCCCGGTCAGGGCTTGTGCCAGCCCATGGACCGTTGCGAGTATATGATATATTCAAACCCCGTCTAGGGAGAGAAGGCGATGAGTCTCGTATTTGGTGCGGTCGCCGACGACTTGACCGGCGGTCTCGAATTGGCCGCGATGATCCGGGCCGGCGGCGTGCCATGTGCTTTCGTCACCGAACTGCCGGATTCCGTGAGCGATCCGGCGATCGTGGTGGCACGGCGCACGCGCGTCGCCGAGCCCGCTCTGGCTGTGGCGGATATCGGCCGCGTCGGCGCCTGGCTGATCGAACGCGGAGCGCGCCAGCTCTTCTTCAAATACTGCGCGACCTTCGATTCGACGCCGCATGGCAATATCGGCAACTGCGCCGACGTGCTGCGCCAACTGACCGGCAGCCGGCTCGCGGCGTTCTGCCCGTCATTCCCCGAGGCCGGACGGCGTGTCTTCCAGGGCCACCTCTTCGCCGACGACAGGCTGATCTCGGAGTCGCCGAAGCGATACGATCCACTGACGCCGATGACCGATCCCGACCTCGTGCGCGTGCTGCAGCAGCAGACGGCGACGCCGGTCGGATTGATTCCGCAGCAGATCGTGCGCGCCGGACTGGGGGCCATGACGCAGCATTGCGAGCGCCTGATCGCCGACGGCATCGGCTTTGCGCTCACTGACGCCGCGGTGCCCGACGATCTCGCTGCACTGGCGGCGCTGACCGTCTCCTGGCCGCTGATGACCGGCAACTCCTCGATCGCCGCCTATTATCCGGCGCTGTGGCGCGAGCGCGGGCTCGTCGATGCCAATGATAGCGTGACCCGCCTGCCCCCGGTCCGAGGTCCGGGCGTCGTGCTCGCCGGCAGTTGCGCGGAGAAGACCATGCGGCAGCTCGAAGTCTTCGCCCGCGATCGCCCGGTGCTGATGCTCGACCTCGCCGCCGTCAGCGACGCCGATGCGGCCGTCACGGCGGCGCTCGACTGGGCCCTGCCCCGCCTTGCCGACGGCCCCGTCGCGATCGCCACCTCGGCCGATCCCGACGCGGTCGCGGCCGTGCAAGTCAAGCTCGGCCAGCGTCGCGCCGCCACGCTCGCCGAGGAGATCCTGTCGAAGCTGGCGCAG
Coding sequences:
- a CDS encoding ABC transporter ATP-binding protein yields the protein MVQPVELSSRSVGIGIRGIVKRFGAVTAVDGVSLAVEPGEFLALLGPSGSGKTTILMAIAGFEYPDEGQILVGGEDVTWTPPYQRNLGMVFQKYTLFPHMSVLENIAFPLKMRGVGRAEREERARTALATVRLDGFGDRKPSQLSGGQQQRVAIARAIVYKPRVLLMDEPLSALDKNLREEMQIETKQLQREIGVTVVFVTHDQTEALTMADRVAVLDHGRLQQIGTPHDLYEAPKSAFVAGFIGETNFWQGVARGAAAAGGSVSVELAEGTVVEATAVDAVTERAKLRVAIRPERLTLTAPEQGLLTARVQQEIYAGNATTLLLGTASGQGLKLRLPAGSVSRGPAIGDLVGLRWAPQDARAFGSAA
- a CDS encoding N,N-dimethylformamidase beta subunit family domain-containing protein; amino-acid sequence: MRDTTAVLGYAWPLVVSPGETVSFHLSSPTLDAAQVRIVRVRCADPDPDGPGLKLSEPGSAIDGRVALRDQPVHPGSAAIIADRPALNAPSLAAGCFIYPTAPLAGPQTVMSRWRADLGQGWRLGLDQAGHLVFEVAGAAGAATLTSARPVLEREWVFVGASYDAASGAITLIQRSLDRLGGRDSSSLTTGQAPASLAWPTETALVFAAHAFESGADPLTSGHFDGKIDRPRLFREPLSEETLRRACEMLAPSPADPALVGAWDFSQEMASDKVRDLSTNRLDGQLRHMPMRAIAGANWDGSVVQWTERPELYGAIHFHSDDMADCGWQPDLALKIPADWRSGFYALKLTARESSDDPVESYVSFFVRAPLGQAKAKLALVATTATFLAYANSALRLDQVHAEAMLEGVIALSRDDVYIQEHRELGLSTYDTHSDGSGWCYSTAKRPILNMRPLGNTFNYVNDTHIIDWLEELGFDYDVITDCDIDRHGAQLLEAYDCVITPSHPEYYSRNMIDAFDAYQRGGGRHIYLGGNGFYWRIAWHPTQPFQMEIRRGMSGLRTWEGEPGENGLSFNGEPSGLWRTHGRPPQRLVGVGFDAQVFTRSYPYEWLEDARDPRVSWLVEGIDLAKPLGDFGLRGGGAAGLEVDRVEPTLGSPPHLLRLATADRLDYGGVPTLEELRTLHRGTMGDQNALVRADIAFFPTAAGGAVFATGSIAWCCALTCNGYDNSVSRVTGNVLRRFLDPAPFEGFDD
- a CDS encoding ABC transporter permease, which gives rise to MSAPRRAGSPRHAGRAMLGATAYAVTIFLLLPTLVIAPMSVGPERYLRFPPNGFSLRWYAEYFADSDWVNATLFSLEAGVIATLAATVIGTMLALALVRGRLPGKGLIELLVIGPVIVPHIALAVAMFLVFEQLRLTGTLLGFAMAHTILALPFVVFTVLAALYRFDADLERAAVSCGASPLRTFRHVTLPLIAPGVVSAALFAFIISFDEAVVSFFISNLDRKTLPRKMFEDIDYNISPTLAAVATMLTLLTVAALVGSHLVRSRLDARTRSAEP
- a CDS encoding extracellular solute-binding protein, with amino-acid sequence MSIDSKTSTTTRRQTSRRQATRRDVLAGALGAATFAIGGRALAQSKEVIIATTGGLMERSLQEHFYKRFETETGIKVRSVPIELPDQWARARAGQRSGNIPFDVVTATPPDLIQHADLLAPIDCAGLPGIAAHALPNGCFPSGIIRTAGGMALTWSKKAFPNGGPQSWADFFDVAKFPGPRSLPDTGDREWWVPLAALLADGVAPDKAFPMDVDRAYKKLDALKPHIAAWWKSGDNAMQIMRGGDAVMMMVYSSRSVPLAKSGEFDFTWNQAIRDVGNWAVLKGSPNVQNGVKFLDFFVQNGKEHVAFSEKVSFDSNNREAPGLVPPEERRFRPSWPDNWSKLVIADYEWIAVNRNALRERWVTWLTK
- a CDS encoding shikimate dehydrogenase family protein; this translates as MTRITGKTRILFILGEPVAHIIGSTLLNEHFAGRGIDAAVSPLHVAPVDLPKVLATLRILRNVAGFGVTIPHKIAVLDLLDSVGERGRLVGAVNFVRRHPDGSLHGDNVDGLGFVGGLIAAGVEIRGARVLQVGAGGAGRAIAFAMAEAGAAELTIMNRSADKARELAAAVGRAYPTCRTDGGEPDTAACDIAINTTSLGMKDGDALPLDASRLAPGAVAAEVVMTPEVTPFLAAAAARGCKTVPGKAMLLAQLRAASDLVGLA
- a CDS encoding aminotransferase class III-fold pyridoxal phosphate-dependent enzyme translates to MSEVKNSVDAALRDRALRVVPGGMWGHLHANRLPEGYPQFFARAEGCRLWDVDGRSYLDFMCSWGPNLLGHHHPEVEAAAERQARLGDCMNGPAEVMVELAELLVDTVAHADWTQFQKNGTDATTSCATIARAGTGRRKLLAARGAYHGAVPWCSPSVVGVTSEDRAHILYYDFNDAESLRAAATEAGDDLAGIIVSAYRHDLARDQELPTQGFATAARAICDETGAALILDEVRAGFRLDLAGSWERFGVRPDLAAWSKSIANGHALAAVTGRDWLRQAASQVFVTGSFWCAAVPMAAAVATLTVLRRDNIVARLEAMGTRLRDAIDASAARHGVALRQSGPVQMPLILFEDDADFAKGNLFCQTALARGVYFHPRHNMFLSAAHGEAEIDEAIAAADTALAAVAAGSRTAA
- a CDS encoding ABC transporter permease, which gives rise to MSARPHRWLLGGRHYSSAASLALAAPFLVLAFVTFLLPLGSLLHESLFLPTPTLAHYERAVTAPVYLRVMLRTLRIAAIVTVLALLLAWPLALVMARSTGLKLAILVASVLLPLWTSVLVRTYAWMVLLQKNGVINQMLMASGLVDEPLKLLYTETAVVIAMSHVLLPFMVLPIYSALRGIPDDYSRAAQMLGASEWATFREVIFPLSLPGVTSGCLMVFLLALGFFVTPALIGGPQQMMIATLVSQQVREMLDWSFAGALVGVMLAFVLLLALIFKRAVRLDRFVGSA